In a single window of the Caulobacter soli genome:
- a CDS encoding phosphotransferase family protein: MDVPAALSALAPRLSPLLSSRATTAVNIRRLSGGASLETWAFDLDDGTPLILRRRPPGGSMSAAALPLSTEAALLVAVAPAPVPEVVRVCAPIDGLGEAYVMRRLDGETLGKRIVRDEAFASVRPSLARRCGEVLAAIHATPLDDLPPLETSDAASELARYEAIYRQSGAQRPVFEAAFRWLASRAPPLERPVLVHGDFRNGNLMISPHAGLVGVLDWELAHLGDPAEDLGWICVNSWRFGQWRRPVGGFGDYQDLLDGHAAAGGAPVSLERLLFWQALGSLKWGVMCLMMYASFASGADRSIERAMIGRRASETEIDLVLLMERAA; the protein is encoded by the coding sequence ATGGACGTGCCCGCCGCCCTCTCCGCCCTGGCTCCGCGCCTGTCGCCCCTTCTTTCGTCACGGGCGACAACGGCCGTGAACATCCGCCGACTGTCGGGCGGGGCCAGCCTGGAGACCTGGGCGTTCGATCTGGACGACGGAACACCGCTGATCCTGCGCCGACGGCCGCCCGGCGGCTCGATGAGCGCCGCCGCCCTGCCTCTGTCCACCGAGGCCGCCCTGCTGGTCGCCGTCGCCCCCGCGCCCGTGCCGGAGGTCGTCCGCGTCTGCGCACCTATCGACGGCCTGGGCGAGGCCTATGTCATGCGCCGGCTGGACGGCGAGACCCTGGGCAAGCGGATCGTTCGCGACGAGGCCTTCGCCAGCGTGCGTCCGAGCCTGGCGCGGCGTTGCGGCGAGGTGCTGGCGGCGATCCACGCCACGCCGCTGGACGACCTCCCGCCGCTGGAGACCTCCGACGCCGCCAGCGAACTGGCGCGCTACGAGGCCATCTACCGCCAGTCCGGCGCCCAGCGGCCGGTGTTCGAAGCCGCCTTCCGCTGGCTGGCGAGCCGCGCGCCGCCACTGGAGCGACCGGTGCTGGTGCACGGCGACTTTCGCAACGGCAACCTGATGATCTCGCCCCACGCCGGACTGGTGGGCGTCCTGGACTGGGAACTGGCCCATCTGGGCGACCCGGCCGAGGATCTGGGCTGGATCTGCGTCAATTCCTGGCGGTTCGGGCAATGGCGGCGGCCCGTGGGCGGCTTCGGCGACTACCAGGACCTGCTGGACGGCCACGCCGCGGCCGGCGGCGCGCCGGTGTCGCTGGAACGGCTGCTATTCTGGCAGGCCCTGGGCTCGCTGAAATGGGGCGTCATGTGCCTGATGATGTACGCCAGCTTCGCCAGCGGCGCGGACCGTTCGATCGAGCGGGCGATGATCGGCCGCCGGGCCAGCGAGACCGAGATCGACCTGGTGTTGCTGATGGAGCGGGCCGCGTGA
- a CDS encoding type 1 glutamine amidotransferase domain-containing protein: MAKVLIPIPARDFDPTEVAIPWKVLTERGHAVAFATPDGRPGAADEIMVTGKGLPLVGGLLRANAEARAAYAAMLTDPAFQTPRRWDDFGAFDGLLLPGGHRARGMRAYLESPELQAAVVQAFAASKPVAAICHGVLLAARSLDPSTGRSVLHGHKTTALTWALERSASVLAHVFRPWDCNYYRTYVETPGQPAGFMSVQAEVTRALARPDDFLDVPADAPDRKRKTSGLERDTASDASPAFVVRDGRYVSARWPGDAHAFAATFAQVLDEAILLDAG; encoded by the coding sequence ATGGCCAAGGTCCTGATCCCGATCCCGGCCCGAGACTTCGACCCGACCGAGGTCGCCATCCCTTGGAAGGTGCTGACCGAGCGCGGCCATGCGGTCGCTTTCGCCACGCCCGACGGCCGGCCCGGCGCCGCCGATGAGATCATGGTCACCGGCAAGGGCCTGCCCCTGGTCGGCGGCCTGCTGCGGGCCAACGCCGAGGCTCGGGCGGCTTACGCCGCGATGCTGACCGATCCGGCCTTCCAGACGCCGCGACGCTGGGACGACTTCGGCGCCTTCGACGGCCTGTTGCTACCCGGCGGCCATCGGGCGCGGGGCATGCGCGCGTATCTGGAGAGCCCCGAGCTGCAGGCGGCGGTCGTCCAGGCCTTCGCGGCCAGCAAGCCCGTCGCCGCCATCTGCCACGGCGTGCTGCTGGCCGCCCGCAGTCTAGATCCGTCCACCGGTCGCTCGGTGTTGCACGGCCACAAGACTACGGCCCTGACCTGGGCCCTGGAGCGCTCGGCCAGCGTTCTGGCCCACGTCTTCCGCCCCTGGGACTGCAACTATTACCGTACCTATGTCGAAACCCCCGGCCAGCCGGCGGGGTTCATGTCGGTGCAGGCCGAGGTGACCCGGGCGTTGGCGAGGCCAGACGACTTCCTCGACGTGCCCGCCGACGCCCCGGATCGCAAGCGCAAGACCTCTGGCCTGGAGCGCGACACGGCCAGCGACGCCAGTCCCGCCTTCGTGGTCCGGGACGGACGCTACGTCTCGGCCCGCTGGCCCGGCGACGCTCACGCCTTCGCCGCGACCTTCGCCCAGGTGCTGGACGAAGCGATCTTGCTTGACGCTGGGTGA
- a CDS encoding DUF6285 domain-containing protein yields the protein MITHPTAGELREALAALEAGPPGDPRAAFITRVADNARATLEREAALGPSAEAAAVERLRDLLGSGDDFKALNAELCARLADGRLAPLDPAVLAHLKASVTDQLAIDQPGYSGLAALDG from the coding sequence GTGATCACCCACCCCACGGCCGGAGAACTGCGCGAGGCCCTGGCCGCTCTTGAGGCGGGCCCGCCTGGAGATCCCCGCGCCGCCTTCATCACCCGCGTCGCCGACAACGCCCGCGCGACGCTGGAGCGGGAGGCGGCCCTGGGTCCGTCGGCCGAGGCGGCGGCTGTGGAGCGCCTGCGGGATCTGCTGGGTTCGGGCGACGACTTCAAGGCGCTGAACGCCGAACTCTGCGCGCGATTGGCCGACGGTCGGCTAGCGCCGCTGGACCCGGCGGTGCTGGCCCATCTGAAAGCTAGCGTGACGGACCAGCTCGCGATCGATCAGCCGGGGTATTCCGGGTTGGCGGCGCTAGACGGCTGA
- the recG gene encoding ATP-dependent DNA helicase RecG translates to MRPEILFPLFTPVSTLKGVGPRVAPLVERLAGPLVRDVLFTLPASLIRRTATTSDRAVDGQVQTFLVTIDAHLPPQRSGQPWRIRAWDEHGFVTLTWFKGHGPHLERQHPVGAKRAVSGKVERFGNEIQVAHPDYLLDIDKAGEIPAVEPVYPATAGLPSRTFRKFAQEALERAASLPEWQDPAWLAKSGFPAWREALALVHGPQAEIDLSPMSVARRRLAYDELLAHQLALAQRKAGKRSHPAPRITAGPLSDAVEKALPFKLTGAQIRALSEVRGDMASGERMGRLLQGDVGSGKTVVAMLAMADAASSGLQSALMAPTEILARQHYETLAPPLEAQGLAVILLTGRDKGAARASKLAKLADGSAAVAVGTHALFQDDVVFKGLGLTIIDEQHRFGVNERKRLQDKGEGAHLVAMSATPIPRTLELTVFGDLDVSRIDEKPPGRTPVATRASPTPRIPEIIARLKAAAQAGAQAFWICPLVSESDKIDLRDAERRAASLREAIGPSVGLVHGQMAAAEKDAIMADFVDGKVSVLVATTVVEVGVNVPNASIMVIEHADRFGLAQLHQLRGRVGRGARESSCVLLYDPPLSETAQQRLDILRRSDDGFEIAEKDLELRGGGDPLGLKQSGFPAYKLADPVAHRDLIAVAADDARLILARDPDLTSPRGQAVRTLQQLFDWKAASPLNDAG, encoded by the coding sequence GTCGACGGCCAGGTCCAGACCTTCCTGGTCACCATCGACGCCCATCTGCCGCCGCAGCGGTCGGGCCAGCCCTGGCGGATCCGCGCCTGGGACGAGCACGGCTTCGTCACCCTGACCTGGTTCAAGGGCCACGGCCCCCACCTGGAACGCCAGCATCCGGTCGGCGCCAAGCGGGCCGTCAGCGGCAAGGTCGAGCGGTTCGGCAACGAGATCCAGGTCGCCCATCCCGACTACCTGCTGGACATCGACAAGGCCGGCGAGATCCCGGCCGTCGAACCGGTCTATCCCGCCACCGCCGGTCTGCCCTCGCGCACCTTCCGCAAGTTCGCCCAGGAAGCCCTGGAGCGGGCCGCCAGCCTGCCCGAGTGGCAGGATCCGGCCTGGCTGGCCAAGAGCGGCTTTCCGGCCTGGCGCGAGGCCCTGGCCCTGGTCCACGGCCCGCAGGCCGAGATCGACCTGTCGCCGATGTCGGTGGCCCGCCGGCGTCTGGCCTATGACGAACTTCTGGCCCACCAGCTGGCCCTGGCCCAGCGCAAGGCCGGCAAGCGTTCGCACCCCGCCCCGCGCATCACGGCCGGCCCGCTGTCGGACGCGGTCGAAAAGGCCCTGCCCTTCAAGCTGACCGGCGCCCAGATCCGTGCTCTGTCGGAAGTGCGCGGCGACATGGCCAGCGGCGAGCGCATGGGCCGCCTGCTGCAGGGCGACGTCGGTTCGGGCAAGACCGTGGTGGCCATGCTGGCCATGGCCGACGCGGCCTCCAGCGGCTTGCAGTCGGCCCTGATGGCCCCGACCGAGATCCTGGCTCGCCAGCACTACGAGACCCTGGCCCCGCCGCTGGAGGCCCAGGGCCTGGCCGTGATCCTGCTGACCGGCCGCGACAAGGGCGCCGCCCGAGCCTCGAAGCTGGCCAAGCTGGCCGACGGCTCGGCCGCCGTCGCGGTGGGCACCCACGCCCTGTTCCAGGATGACGTGGTGTTCAAGGGCCTCGGCCTGACCATCATCGACGAACAGCACCGCTTCGGCGTCAACGAACGCAAGCGGCTGCAAGACAAGGGGGAAGGCGCGCACCTGGTCGCCATGTCGGCCACGCCGATCCCGCGCACCTTGGAGCTGACGGTGTTCGGCGACCTGGACGTCTCGCGCATCGACGAGAAGCCGCCGGGCCGCACGCCGGTCGCCACCCGCGCCTCGCCCACGCCGCGCATCCCCGAGATCATCGCGCGCTTGAAGGCCGCCGCCCAGGCCGGAGCCCAGGCGTTCTGGATCTGCCCGCTGGTCTCGGAGTCCGACAAGATCGACCTGCGCGACGCCGAGCGCCGGGCCGCGTCCCTGCGCGAGGCCATCGGCCCCAGCGTCGGCCTGGTCCACGGCCAGATGGCCGCCGCCGAGAAGGACGCGATCATGGCCGACTTCGTCGACGGCAAGGTCAGCGTTCTGGTCGCCACCACGGTGGTCGAGGTCGGGGTCAATGTGCCCAACGCCAGCATCATGGTCATCGAGCACGCCGACCGCTTCGGCCTGGCCCAGCTTCACCAACTTCGGGGGCGCGTCGGCCGCGGGGCGCGCGAGAGCTCGTGCGTGCTGCTCTACGACCCGCCGCTGTCGGAGACCGCCCAGCAGCGGCTGGACATCTTGCGCCGCAGCGACGACGGCTTCGAGATCGCCGAAAAGGACCTGGAGCTGCGCGGCGGCGGCGATCCGCTGGGCCTCAAGCAAAGCGGCTTCCCGGCCTACAAGCTGGCCGACCCGGTCGCCCATCGCGACCTGATCGCCGTGGCCGCCGACGACGCCCGCCTGATCCTGGCCCGCGACCCCGACCTGACCAGCCCGCGCGGCCAGGCGGTGCGGACCCTGCAGCAGTTGTTCGACTGGAAGGCCGCCTCGCCCTTGAACGACGCGGGGTGA